A genome region from Festucalex cinctus isolate MCC-2025b chromosome 17, RoL_Fcin_1.0, whole genome shotgun sequence includes the following:
- the nptx2b gene encoding neuronal pentraxin-2b: MLSLFYGFVLLCALGCRHRASGQADDGKRYICRAVPLVGDTSCPVTLLPEIGAGAGQEEELRNTVMQLRETILQQKETISRQLGTINELTTKLSLCASTADDRKYDKGAAWGKVKQNTMGDVPRDPNDTVENLGKTMQGLKDRLENLEQQQMRANLSGASFPSELRDLLQRRLVELEKQLLRKVSNLEEEKSVLSNATAAYRLKTESTLNALVERISELEKGGEDFKSPEQFKLSLPQRTNYLYGRIIKSLPEMYAFTLCMWIKSSATPGIGTPFSYGVPGQANEIVLIEWGNNPIELLINDKVAQLPLEVRDGRWHHICITWTTRDGQWEAYQDGEKQGTGDNLAAWHPIKPGGVIILGQEQDVVGGRFDAGQAFVGELSQVNIWDRVLKPAEIQSAANCTSYLPGNVISWLASNVEVFGRGAFKRPLEMCVERLPNT; this comes from the exons ATGTTATCACTTTTCTACGGCTTTGTACTGTTGTGCGCGCTGGGCTGCCGCCACCGAGCGAGCGGCCAAGCGGACGACGGCAAGCGTTACATTTGCCGCGCGGTCCCCCTCGTCGGCGACACCAGCTGCCCGGTGACCTTATTACCGGAAATCGGCGCCGGCGCGGGGCAGGAAGAGGAGCTCCGCAACACCGTCATGCAACTCCGAGAGACTATTCTGCAGCAGAAAGAAACCATTTCCAGGCAACTGGGCACGATCAACGAGCTGACCACCAAGCTGTCCTTGTGCGCATCGACCGCCGACGATAGAAAGTACGACAAGGGGGCCGCCTGGGGGAAAGTGAAGCAAAACACGATGGGAGACGTCCCCAGGGATCCGAATGACACCGTGGAGAATCTTGGCAAAACAATGCAGGGGCTCAAGGACCGGCTGGAGAACCTGGAG CAACAGCAGATGCGGGCCAATTTATCGGGCGCGTCGTTCCCCAGCGAGCTGCGTGACCTGCTGCAGCGCCGCCTGGTCGAGCTGGAGAAGCAGCTCCTGAGGAAAGTCAGCAAcctggaggaggagaagagcGTGCTGTCCAACGCCACGGCCGCGTACCGGCTCAAGACGGAAAGCACGCTCAACGCGCTGGTGGAGAGGATTAGTGAGCTCGAGAAAG GAGGGGAGGACTTCAAGTCCCCGGAGCAGTTCAAGCTCTCGTTACCACAGCGTACAAACTACTTGTACGGCCGCATCATCAAGAGCCTGCCGGAGATGTACGCGTTCACGCTCTGCATGTGGATCAAGTCCAGCGCCACCCCGGGCATCGGGACACCCTTCTCCTACGGTGTGCCCGGACAAGCCAACGAGATCGTGCTGATCGAATGGGGAAATAACCCAATTGAGCTGCTCATCAATGACAAG GTCGCGCAGCTGCCCTTGGAGGTACGTGACGGAAGGTGGCACCATATCTGCATCACATGGACCACCAGGGACGGCCAGTGGGAAGCTTATCAAGACGGGGAAAAACAAGGGACGGGAGATAACCTGGCGGCATGGCACCCTATTAAACCGGGAGGGGTTATCATCCTGGGCCAAGAGCAG GACGTCGTAGGCGGCCGCTTTGATGCCGGGCAGGCCTTCGTGGGAGAACTGAGTCAAGTCAACATCTGGGACCGGGTTCTGAAGCCAGCCGAGATCCAGTCGGCGGCCAACTGTACGTCGTACTTGCCGGGTAACGTGATCTCGTGGCTGGCCAGCAACGTGGAGGTATTTGGGAGGGGAGCCTTCAAGAGGCCCTTGGAGATGTGCGTGGAGCGTCTGCCTAATACCTAA